Genomic DNA from Parambassis ranga chromosome 5, fParRan2.1, whole genome shotgun sequence:
aaaatacaTGACACTACACTAGACTTTGTTGTTTCGAATGATTGTATTAGGCATGTTATGCTACACGTTAGCATGTTGCTGTCGATAGCTAATGCACTTCAAACTGCATAGATTTTGGATTCATAGGGCATCACTTGACGAAGAGCTGTTTCCTCACTCAGGGCCTCAGGATGTTTTTAGTCATTAGTTGATTATTGGACAATAACAGTCATcacattattttcttttcagtgTGACTGCATGGTGTGAATACTTGGAATTAAAAAAACCCTGAGCATTCAGTGTTAAAAAGTGGAAACTGGCTATCATGTGGTGCCTTGTTGATTATGCAAGTTGTTacagcacacagaaacaccCCCTCTGAAGTTGTCTCAATCACGTAAGGTACTTGTGTCACAATGGCAAGTGTTATGTGTTGATTATCCTGCAAGCCAGACAGATTACAGGCTGATTTACACTGTATCACAAGCCTGTCCATAGTGGCCACATTTCTGAATGAGGTGTTTGCTTATTTTTTCAGGTAACTGCTGTATTTTTCTGGGCTTGGCTCTTGGTTTATCAGTTGAAATGTAATTTCATGATCCAGCCTTTtggtcctctctgctctgtgtcacaAACAAAGGTCAGTTCCTGCTGAAACCTGATGTTCTACTTCCTCATCTGCTCCAGAGCTTCCTGCAGCAGACAGGCAGGAAACTCAATAGTGGGACTTTTGATGTCTTGCTCAATATGTGTCTCAGTGGAAgcagatgttgttgtgatgatgAGCCTGGATTTATATATGTGTGCAGTTCTCTGCTTAGCACAGTGGGATCATTTTAACAGACCCACTGTGACAGTTAGTTTTATTCCTTTGGTTCTGTTGCCTTGACTCGTCAGGATTTTAGCTGGTCAGAGTGGTCAACTGAAGATGGTGTGATTTATAGGTACAACTGTTCAGACACCGATGCATCTCACATTCTTGGTAAAGTCTTCCAAGTGAAGCTGTCAGACAGCCAACCTATAACACTGCAGGTTTTCAGCTTCTCAGCTGGCCCTGGCTGTCAAGTCAGGGGAGCACTTGCAGAATCTTTGACTGTGACCACACACCCACCCCTTGATTAAACACACCCAAAGTTAGCTATGTGGGGAACTTGcctgctcctcagcagctgaGCACTCAAACGGCTCCGCTCTGCCCCCCTGGAGTGTTTGTTCAAGGGGAGTACACCAGCACCAACATAATATTCTAAAAGCTCATCTGTAGTTGCTTTCAGTTCCTGTCTGTCACCTCTTAAGTAAATGTGATACTACAGCTATTGTCTTTACCCATAGGCGTAGCTATCactatatcagagggggacgtgtccccccccacattttaaaatgacccgGTTCGtccccacacacatacatttactgagtaggaaactctGCTTatcgctgtttcgattgctcgtgaaaaaatTCGTTCCACTTGATTCATAAGAGAATCGCGGCTGAAATCCAGTTTTTTTATTCAATAAGCAGtgtggttcatggtccaacaactctttgaaactcagatgatgagaactgtgttcaaacaaaatatgctgatgttatttcagtgatgagatacatttttaaagctcacttatattggttgttaagtaaaaagtaaagcactatctctccatctcttggtatttgaggttggtactgggagtgagtcagaggcagggccatcatgtagggccagtggaggaagttctattgctgaggtgagtgatgacagGGAAAACTCAATCAGGTGGGCATGAGGGAGCTTTGCCAGTGGTTTGTCTCTGTGAATGAGAGAAGGCGGCAGACATGGAGGCtttctgttagtgtagtagcaccagtatggttgacatacagaaactagttttgtcaaccatacaTCCATAcataaaatcaatgtttttgttGAGTCTTTCTCTGATATAGTCATTGAGTTGAGTGTTTACTTCTGtgggtaaaataggtgtttaacaacctgttaaaatctactacttcatattattatattatatatatttcataatatactaattttgtgaaaaaaactaactttttttcaccacccacccacagaaggtgcccccccccccacatagacacacatttttaatgcttcctacgccactgttTTTACCATccagtaaacaatgtttactGATTGAACTTTAAGCCTCAAATGCTTAAGCCAGTGTGCCTAAACTGAAAGGCACAGTATTTTTTCAGCTGGTTGAAAGCTTAGTATCTTAACAGTGGATTGcagagacctttttttttttttttttttagcaaaaatCAGTGTCACAGGGGGAATGAATCCTTATCACTCCTTTTGCCTTTTTCCATTGGCTGTGGGATCAGAACGAGTTTTGTAAAtaagacatttttttcatacATGCACATTTTGTTCGGCAGAATTATTTCTGTAATTAATCAATAGGCATCCAACTATGCTAACAAACATAAAAGCTCAAAAACGAGCATAAAAATCTTTTAAGCTTTTATCAtccataaaacaacaacaaacatacattgtttgttgtttccgACATCTGTTCAATATTTTCAACATATTTTGTGAACGTATATTCTTCGTATAATGCCATCACATCATGTTTAAACTTGAATTTGTTCAGCTCTTTTGTTGTCAAGAGAATAAGCTTGGTGTCATTGTCACCATCATATTATTACCATATTAGCACAATGACGCTACCAAATGACCCAAAGCAGTGCTGTTACAGCCTTACAGAGCTGCTCTGACTCGTATTCAAATAGTTGCCAGGCAACTTTAGCTTGTAGAAAATTCAGCACTGGGATGTTTTTTAGGGGGGCCTCCAACGACTTAAGTCATTAGGACAGATAGTTCTGCTTCTAGTTAGGGTGCTCTCCCTCCATCACTCACCACCCCTCTGAAGGAAAATACTTGGCAACCAACTTAAAGCAAACAATTTGGGATGTAGCTGTTTCCTTGCTGCTCTCAGCCATCTTTATGTGGTCTGCTTTTTTCGGCTGTATGGTCTCCTCCGAGTGCCACTAGAGGTCACAGCATGGGCCTCAGAGTCTTTGTTTTTCCCCATAATAGGTCTATTCTCCCAAAGCAGCACTGACTTCCAAGCCTGCTAGACATTGGAGACCATTGTGAAAAGGGGGGATAACATGAGGCAAACATGGACTTGTACCTGTATGTGGTAAAATACTGTTCACTGTTATGTGTTCATTTATGGGTGaataattaaatgtagattttacGATCGTAgaacaaaattaaaaatgtaactgAATATGATTTTTGGTAGTAAGCAGGATGAGTGGACTGGTGCTAATTCTAATGCTTTTACTAAATTCAATAAACTGCCCATaaagcattcattcattcatggcCTACTATACTCAACAGAATTGTGGGTAATTTAGTTAGTCCGATGACTGTAAGTACTGTGAAGCTAAGAAGGATTTATGTTATTATCTGCCTGCAATATTTTGTAGGAAGCTTTATATGAATTTTATTATATTCTAGATTTAATTTATTATCTCTGTGTAccttatatattttattaaaacacaaactgaaTCAACATGGAATTGATCACATAATAGAAAGTAACCAAACAGTTAACTTCTTTGTATGAGGCTGGCTGGTGCACATGTTTCATATCTAAACCACAAGGAGTGATACTGAAATACAGGTAAATACAACTAAGGCAAAATGCTCTGAACAAAAGCCAGTTTAGCTCCGAGACAGAATGTCTTCTTAAGTCTGCACATAACATAAACATCGAGGtagcagttgttgtttttttcttaacctCTTCTCCTGTCTGGGGTCAACAGCTtacttacttagtgagtgtatcAAGCCATTTTAttacaaaatgaaagaaaaatatttttaagtTTAGAGTTTATTAAGATGTTGAGATAACTTTTAAAGTTATAGATCTGCCTGctctttctgttctgttctgagtTTTTGGATCTCTCCAGTGTTCTGCTGTAGtcaaaaacatttcataatGTTTTCCATTGATATTAGGTCTATTTTTTTACTGATATCAAAaccttaattaattaattgtctTCAAAAGTCaactttttctaaaaaaaaccccttaaaataaaaacaacaactaagTAATCTGACAGATACTAAGAAAAAAGGCAGTCCTGTCTCCTGTTTCAAGGCAGGACGGCAGTCGTCAGTGACAGAAAGCAGAAAGACTAGGTGTTGTGAgtgaatgaaaaagaaaagagaacttTCCAGTAGCTTCATTTTTTCCAAGTAGAGTCATTTAAAGGCAGGACATACAAATTACACACTACTGTGTCTGAGAACGCTAAAAACAATGCGCCACATTTCAGTGTTAAAAAGAAATCTCATTTAGGGTTTGAAAACTGAGgtaaagacagagaggacagagagaagctGGTAGTTATTAAGGAGAAATGGCAGGACTGACTGTTTGTCCTAAGTAGAAAACGTGAGTTAGCTGTAATCGGATCTCAGCTGTGGTGAGCTCATACAGGAGGCCtgccagcagcctcagaaaGAGCAGTCCACCCATAAGCCTTTAGCCCCACTGCAGCCCTCAGTGGCTCTCTGCAGGCCTGCCAACTTAAATATCATATATAATCTTTCAGCAGTAATAGTTGGTGAACTTCCACTTGAACACAAATTataaaggatgaggaggaaggaaggaagaaagtgGATGGAAAGTAGATCTTGACTTTCTTTTATCAGGGTTGTGTCTGAATTTGAAGAAGTGGCTGTAATACTCTTTTATACcctttttcatttcattctcaAGAGACACTTAACACTATATTATTGTAATTGTAAGTGGAACTGATGGATAATTCAGATGACAACTGTCTGAGGCCATGATCACAAATGGTTACAAACAAATCTAACTAGAATTatattgaatgaatgaatgactgatgatgtgtgtgttttatatgtgtATTTGCAGTGACTGCTACACATACAGAGCAGTTCAGAAGGAAACACAGATGATCCAAAGATTTCACATGTTTACCTCTGGAGTGCCTgggtttctgtgtttttcaggcTAACTGTAAGTAGTGACCAAACTTTATCCTTTTTAATGTATCAACATATTTTCTCTTGCAGTCACCACACCTGCTCAGATGGACTTGAGATAACACCAGCTTAAGTTCTGCCCTCGTCCTGAACTTCAGTCCCACAGCCTCTGACCTTCAGGCAGAATGGCAGATCCCACTGGGCTGAGCCCTGAAGGGGTGGGTGCGGGCATAGCTGAGGTCGATGCCTGTAGTTTGGAGATAGAGAGGAAGTATGATGTCATCCCTGCCGTCATCTGCTCAATGTGTTGCCTGTTCGGCATCATCTACTGCTTCTTTGGTGAGGATCCCTGACAGACCTTGACACTGAGCAATCTGAAACATTCAAGGACACTTAGTTGTAGTCTGTGGTTCCTCTTTgtaatttttgtttgtgtttcttcttccaGGTTACCGCTGTTTCAAAGCAGTCATGTTTCTATCCGGTCTGATGTTTGGCTCGGTCATCATTTTCTTGCTGTGCCACAAGGAGCATGTACTGGACACCCAGCTGAGCGTCGAGGCCAGCGCGGGCATCGGCCTCGGTATCGGCCTTCTATGCGGTCTGGTCACCATGCTGGTGCGGAGCGTTGGCCTCTTCATGACAGGCCTGCTGCTAGGTCTTCTCCTGGCTCTTGCTGCCCTGCTGGTCACACACCAGTTTTTCATACCAACAACAGTCTGGGTGCCGCTGGGAGCCCTCCTGGGATCGGGCATGCTGTTCGCAGTGCTTACTCTGCAGTGGCAGAAGATGTTCACCGTGCTCTCCACCTCTGTGTTCGGAGCTGCTATCATGACAGTGTGTGCTGATTACTTTGTGGAGATGCTAGCTTTGGCCAAGCATGTCTACGAATGCTTGCGCCTAACGCCAGGGCCACCACTCTGCTGGTACAGCTGGGTCATCCTGGGAATCTGGCCCACTCTCAGCGTCATTGGAGTACTGGTGCAGTGGAAACTGACAGATAACAgcttctcacacacagacgGTAAGGATAAAATATGAGTATGGTCATAGCTGTGTCAGGCCCAGATTGATCAAATGTTAGTTAGAGAGTAGGGAAGCCTTTGCTGGGTACAGAAACTGTGCAGGAGAAAGTGATCACATGATTTATTCATGCAGGCCCAGAACAGGCACAGAATATGAATATGCTGAATCCATTTTTATCCATCATGAACCCCTGCTGCTTGTCACAAAGGGAAGTTTTAGTCACATAGTTCTAAAAGCTACTTCATCTTTCTCTCATAGTCGTTCTCAGTCGGAGACAGAAGAGGATCCAGTTAATGCGGATTCGTGAGAAGGACGCCAAGAAGCGACAGCAGGCAGGTGGGCAGGAAGGCACGTACCGTCGTAAACCCACCCCAGTCAAACGTTACGCTGGGGATCTACTGGCACCGGTCAGTGTCACCCAACATGGCGTGTGCTGCACTCATTATTGTGTACTTATAGCAGCAGTTTGGACCACcataaagaacaaaagaaaaataaaggatGTGGAAATAAATAACATCTTTTGTATGTATTCATCTCTGTCTCCTCCCTTCTGCCTCCCAGAGTTACCTGCAAAGTCTgcgagacagacagactggcaCCGGCACTTCTCTTAGCAGCCTGAGCACCAACAACCACACCATGATCGACCTGGACTACGACACCGGCTCCACCGCGCCCCTCACAGCTACAACTCCGGTCGTCAGGGTCTAAGCAGCTCGGAGATGAGAAGGGACTACTTAGTGCTAGAATATAACTTTTTTTAACTGGGGCTTTACAGCCCTTTAATGGAGCAAGGATGGACTCCTCCGCTGTAAGAGGTGTGACGATGATAAAACCACTACAACCACTGACAGAAGACACTTACAGATATTAAAACATAAGATCACCCATGTCCATTGATTCTGTATTAAATGCATAACAGCAAGAACGAGCCTCAAAAACAGACACATCTGTTTTGGTAGTGAATGTGACAAATTTGTGCGACTCATTACATGTACTGTACTTCAGGAGTTAGTCTTTGCCAacaagtgttgtgttgtgttgtgtattacCCGTCAACCG
This window encodes:
- the LOC114436542 gene encoding transmembrane protein 198-like isoform X1, which codes for MADPTGLSPEGVGAGIAEVDACSLEIERKYDVIPAVICSMCCLFGIIYCFFGYRCFKAVMFLSGLMFGSVIIFLLCHKEHVLDTQLSVEASAGIGLGIGLLCGLVTMLVRSVGLFMTGLLLGLLLALAALLVTHQFFIPTTVWVPLGALLGSGMLFAVLTLQWQKMFTVLSTSVFGAAIMTVCADYFVEMLALAKHVYECLRLTPGPPLCWYSWVILGIWPTLSVIGVLVQWKLTDNSFSHTDVVLSRRQKRIQLMRIREKDAKKRQQAGGQEGTYRRKPTPVKRYAGDLLAPSYLQSLRDRQTGTGTSLSSLSTNNHTMIDLDYDTGSTAPLTATTPVVRV
- the LOC114436542 gene encoding transmembrane protein 198-like isoform X2, which encodes MADPTGLSPEGVGAGIAEVDACSLEIERKYDVIPAVICSMCCLFGIIYCFFGYRCFKAVMFLSGLMFGSVIIFLLCHKEHVLDTQLSVEASAGIGLGIGLLCGLVTMLVRSVGLFMTGLLLGLLLALAALLVTHQFFIPTTVWVPLGALLGSGMLFAVLTLQWQKMFTVLSTSVFGAAIMTVCADYFVEMLALAKHVYECLRLTPGPPLCWYSWVILGIWPTLSVIGVLVQWKLTDNSFSHTDVVLSRRQKRIQLMRIREKDAKKRQQAGGQEELPAKSARQTDWHRHFS
- the LOC114436542 gene encoding transmembrane protein 198-like isoform X3, with product MADPTGLSPEGVGAGIAEVDACSLEIERKYDVIPAVICSMCCLFGIIYCFFGYRCFKAVMFLSGLMFGSVIIFLLCHKEHVLDTQLSVEASAGIGLGIGLLCGLVTMLVRSVGLFMTGLLLGLLLALAALLVTHQFFIPTTVWVPLGALLGSGMLFAVLTLQWQKMFTVLSTSVFGAAIMTVCADYFVEMLALAKHVYECLRLTPGPPLCWYSWVILGIWPTLSVIGVLVQWKLTDNSFSHTDVVLSRRQKRIQLMRIREKDAKKRQQAELPAKSARQTDWHRHFS